Sequence from the Salvelinus namaycush isolate Seneca chromosome 24, SaNama_1.0, whole genome shotgun sequence genome:
TCTCTAAGATCATTGACTCCATGGAGGAGGTTTGTGCTCAGCCATTTTACACACCTCTCCTATGCTATATCGTTTTTCCAGAGCATTAACATACAAATCCCATATAAAATGTGTTGTTTCTTTTAGGTGAAGTACCAGAACAATGACGTCATTGTGCATGAGGGGGCAGAGGGCAACACGTTCTACATCATCCTTAAAGGAGAGGTACAGTAACGGGGACATGTTTGGTGGCTACTGTGATCCAAAACACTCTGTTTCTGTACACCCCTTGTTTGATGATCATAGGGAACAACAACTAACTACGCTAGTGGAGGATTGGCATCTACAATACTCTTACCTGTGCTTACCAACCGATCTGTTTATTGCCAAATTCAACCTTTTGACCCGTCTGTCAGTTTAACTTTATTTGCACAGCTCTCTTTTCAATGTCATACTGGTGCTGAATTGCTTATCAAATGAATATGGCCTTGAGGACAAAAacgagtgtgtgtgcgtgtgtctgcccTCAGGTCCAGGTGACTAAAAAGGTGAACAAGCAGCAGAAACAGATTCGCAGGATGGGCAAAGGGGAGCATTTCGGGGAATTGGCCCTCATACGGTAACCATGGATACATTAGTACCTACAGTAAAGCTATAAAGAAACTTGCTGTTGTACAATAAAAGGGCCTTGGTGTGCAGTATTAGCTAGTGTGGCTGCTCATTATGTGTGGATCTGTATATAACCTACAGTGAGATCCTGAGGACTGCAACCTGCACTGCTCTGGGCCCTGTTACCTGCTTCTCCATCGATAAGGAGTGAGTTTGAACAATTCAAATTTGATTTCTTGATCGGTTAGTTTATGGATTGATTGATGGTCTGTTATGTTCCCCCTCCAGGGTGTTTGAGGAGACGATCCCCATTGAACACCTGGAGCTCCATGATGAGTGAGTACAAAGACACTCTAGTCCTTTTAGTTCTATATTTACCACTCTAGTCAAGCAGTCTAACTGTAGTCTGTGGTCCACCATCAGCTCTAAGTTCCTAGAGGAGCCAGATGCTCCAGAGAAGACCAGTCCTAGTTCCTCTCTGAGGTTGAAGGACCTGATCCCTGTAGTGTACCAGGAGGGGCGCTACCAGGGAGAACCTGTCACCCTCGGAGTGGGAGGATTTGGTCGCGTTGAACTGGTACATGTGTTTGGTGTTGTTGTAGTGTTTGGCTATTTATAGGGGTAGTTAGTGGCTGAAACTAACTGATGAAAGTTTACTGTCCCCTTTAAGGTGCTTGAAAGCCAAATTGAAAGTGAAACGGCTCTTTTTAGATCCAAAGTTTATaactgtttttgttgtttttgttgttttcccCAGGTGACCACGCTGCACCATGGGAAGTACTTTGCCATGAAGCGGGTCAGTAAGAAGCACATTGTTGCTAAGCAACAGGAGGAGCACGTCCTGTTTGAGAAGAGGATCCTCAAAGCCATCCAGAGTGACTTCATCGTCAGGTGACTGTGGGGCTAGGTGGCAGGTactgtagcctagcggttaagattgctctttcgaatccctgagccggcaACGTTGACAAATCTGCCGATCTGccgttgagcaaggcagttaacccccaacaacaactgtaCCGAtaatgtcgattaaggcagcccacTGCACCTCTTTAATACAGAGGggatgggttaaatgtggaagacacatttcggttgaatgcattcagttgtgcaactgactaggtatccccttaaCCTTCAACCATCATCATCTACAATAACACTTTAACCCTCTTTGTCCCCTTGTCAATTGATGGTATTCATTAAGACTGTGGGGGTAGgcgacccctgacctctaacctttaATGTCCAACCATCATCATCTAAGCTAACACGTTAACCCTCTTTGTCCCCTTATCAATCGATGGTATTCATTAATCACTAAAGTACCAAGGGAGATGGGAAAAACATCAGACACTGCTGTGGCCCTCAAGGTCCAGGAGGACTGAGGATACTGTACCATATTTAACCCtgtgttatctctctctcacgGTTCAGGCTCCATTATGCCTTCAAAGACACTCGCTACATCTACATGATTATGGAGTTCTGTGCAGGAGGGGAGATCTGGACCAAGCTCAAAGAAGTGTGAGCAAACATTGCTGACTAAGTCTACTTTTAAGTGATCATGTCCGAAAAGCTGGAGTTTTGGAGGATTTATCATcatgggtgttgttaggcccgagacgaaaTTGAGGGTcggccaatatatcctccaaacactggcttcaagggcatcacttttatacaacgggttaccaacatattcaaataatgattgacatattttcatttaaactttattttgtttattcatactatttcatccttccacaagatatagtcccgacacaaatctatgGTTGCTACACAAACCGGCtcgtcgttcgttctatcggttcggttgacAGACACGCAACCCAGTAGTTCAGTCTTTTTGATCTATATCTATGGATGCaacccagtcgtttgttctaaatgttccattgccatactggctggcaacgttgttatcccttgcttgctagttaGCCAAcaacgtcaaacagtgcagccagaataacaacagtagctgcctttgcatttgtttaagcagttttctagtgacatttatttggatacatccataacaatgagctaatgaggcgtgaTTTCGCCTggtatagaaaatgtgctctctcatcaggaaactgttgttcagaggagctagccaacaacacagctaacacaatcacttcaaactgaagctggaaagactgcaaactagctgcacttcatttcgtttgaccttttttcaattgacatttctttgtatatatccataaaaatgatgccagcttattcatgatttcgactggctgagaaacactgcctgcctgtctgtctcgtttCTTCTCCCGACACGTttattactatgggacagctggaaattgaatttgaatatggaaacaatgttgcaaatgtggGAGAGACAAACAGCAAGGTTTATATAAATCTCTGCtattgaaaactaaatgttagtcgaaaagaaatgtgagataatgtctggacgctttttatagtggaaatcaggtttataaattgcctggctgggctgatgagacagtggattgcgcagtcagatggacgagtaaataagaattttaaagtcatagatttagccggtggtaacttgtggaatagacaccgtctggaatgcggttttaaccaatcagcattcagtatTAGAACCCACCGTTGTATAAATTCAGATATACACAACTGAGGTTGAAGATTTATCTGCTTTGTCTCTGTGTTTGGCAGTGGTCGCTTCGATGAGCCCATTGCTGTGTTCTGCACTGCCTGTGTAGTAGAGGCCTATGCCTACCTCCATAAGAAGGGCATCATGTACAGAGACCTGAAGCCTGAGAATCTGATGCTGGATGCCAACGGCTACGTCAAACTGGTGGGTGATATGTTAATAATAACATCAGGCAACTCTTTACTCTTCCATTGCTTCAACTCTTCAATCGCTTGCGATGCTAAAGAGTTCATGCATTCAGataactctctgtgtgtgtattcgtgcatgtttgaatgtgtgtgtttttacatgTAGGTGGACTTTGGTTTTGCTAAGGAGTTAGTTCACGGTGATAAGACCTACTCATTCTGTGGTACTCCTGAGTACATGGCCCCAGAGATCATCCAGAACCAGGGACACGACTTCGCTGCTGACTTCTGGTCCCTGGGCATCCTGGTCTATGAGCTGCTGGTGGGGAGGTACTGTACAGATCAGCACGGAAAGGGTTAAAGCAGCTTGATATTTCAGTAAACAAGAAAGGTGACTGACAGAATTATTTACTGTATAGTGTATAGTACAACATTTACAACAGTTCcaacaccaacaaacacacacc
This genomic interval carries:
- the LOC120019316 gene encoding cGMP-dependent protein kinase 1-like, with amino-acid sequence MKRVSKKHIVAKQQEEHVLFEKRILKAIQSDFIVRLHYAFKDTRYIYMIMEFCAGGEIWTKLKEVGRFDEPIAVFCTACVVEAYAYLHKKGIMYRDLKPENLMLDANGYVKLVDFGFAKELVHGDKTYSFCGTPEYMAPEIIQNQGHDFAADFWSLGILVYELLVGSPPFSSSEPAKIYPKILDGLLKFPPYMGEGAKSLISKLCRPRPGQRLGNTKNGIKDVRHHRWFSSMNWHKLRVGQVEAPTIRLIHKGPCYINFDRFPFDQAKADEEFSGWDKHF